The Gadus macrocephalus chromosome 9, ASM3116895v1 genomic interval TGGGTTTTGGTTATTCCAAGGCAAACAAGTCGTATCGAGTCTACCACTCCAGATGTCTCTGTTCTTCAACATGTGTTTCTTCCCCTTGTGGTGGATCTGTGAAGTTGTGATGCTTCAGCTTAAGGTAAACAAACACGATTATTTCCGATCCACAATAAAATGTGTATGCTTACTAACATCAAAAATAAAGTTGGtcatgtataaatatgtattcTGTCCCTGTTACGTAAAGCTGTAAGCTGCCTTTGTTTTGAAGTGATTGCATTTTCTTTCCAGTATTCTGCCCTTCCAGACTACTACAAGTTCATACTCGTCACTGTCATTGTTGTGATGACTGTGATAGAGGCTATACGACTCTATCTAGGCTATGCCGGGAATCTACAAGAAAAGGTAAAACAAACTAATCTCATACGTTGGCTCTGAAGTGATCTAGGAATGTGATTTGGTTGTCCTAATATTTTAGAATATAGAGACAACGGTTTGCGTTACTTGGCTTATTTCTCATTTAATATCCCTGGTTCTTTCCCTACCTTCTTTAGGTTCCAGAGCTGGCAGGTTTCTGGCTGCTGAGTATCTTGCTGCAGTTTCCATTGATCCTCTTCCTGCTTTTCAATGAGTCCATTATTATTCAGCCCCTGGAAAGAGGGGTTCACATAGTCCTTAGCCTCTTTCTCCTCACACAGGTAAGATTGCATGGCTCTTAAGATTGTATGATAGCAATAGTAATCCTTTCCTTGTAGAATTTCAGAAATATTTTACACATCATGTACTTTAATCTTTAATGTTATTTGATTAAGAATGTTGGTTTATTTGTTAATTTCTTTGAAATGGAATAATAACTGATTCAGCAGAAGACCCGAAACATGAATCacaattacatttaaattaatcTTTCATAGTGGGGGTGTAGGAGAGTGTATTAGCTAGCTAGGGTGTTGGACTCCCAGCctaaaggtactgggtttgatcccccaaTTAGATGTGTGTAAGCTCAACATAAGTAAATACTAGTTGTTCTCTTTCTCAGTACTTCTCACCAATGCATTACATTGGGGATCCTCTTTCTGTTGTCCCCCCACAGGCTGTGTCTGGCTTTTCAGCGCTGCGCGAGAtggtcagacacacagagagccaGTTCCACCTGCGTCAGTTTGACTAAATGCTAACATTTTTAACCATTATCGAATGGAAAAAGCACAATACATGGcagtaattattattaattgtgtTCCACAAAATCTGATGTCAAAGAACAGTGTTATTtgcttttaaaaatatatttttatattgaagtttgtggtgtgcatttgtttgtgggCCGCTGGGTTGGGGGGGAAACACAGTGGCGGTTATAACAACAGCAATAGCCTGCTCATGCAGGTAATGCTC includes:
- the tmem17 gene encoding transmembrane protein 17B; protein product: MDLPHPIRKRLEDFSRSVFSDPSRTELTPEDHGTLLEPSKQVVSSLPLQMSLFFNMCFFPLWWICEVVMLQLKYSALPDYYKFILVTVIVVMTVIEAIRLYLGYAGNLQEKVPELAGFWLLSILLQFPLILFLLFNESIIIQPLERGVHIVLSLFLLTQAVSGFSALREMVRHTESQFHLRQFD